The stretch of DNA TCGCCATCCAGCCACCGCCTCTCTCTACCTTCACCGGTCACTTTTATTACAAAAAGATGCTCCTCCAGTTCCATCTCCTTCGTCACTCCCATCAAATGCGGTTCTATCTTGTCCTGTCCCTCTCCATGTGATTAATCGTCCTAACTCTTTACACCTATCTTCGATTTCCTTGCTCGTTGGTTTTTTAGATTAGAGAGATTATATTGAAAgatttgtttcttggttttgttgtaGCAAGTGAAGCTATGAAGTTCGCCGAAGGTTCTAAGAAGGAGAATCTTGTTCCGCTTCGCCACACCATTTTCTCCGACCATCTCACTCCTGTTCTCGCTTACCGTTGTCTTGtcaaagaagatgatcaagagACTCCAAGCTTCCTTTTCGAATCAGTTGAGCCAGGACATCACTCTTCCACTGTTGTAAGAACTACTCTcaaccttttgttttgttaacttGCTCAATCTCTCTCAAATGAAAACTGATGTATGATTATTTAATCCTTTAGGGAAGATATAGTGTGGTTGGAGCACACCCGAAGATGGAGATTGTGGCTAAGGAGAGCAAAGTGACATTCATGGATCATGTGAAAGGTACTTTGACAACAGAGGAGGTTGAAGATCCAATGACGATTCCTAGAAGAATCTCTGAGACTTGGAAACCTCAACTGATCGATGATCTTCCTGATGCTTTTTGTGGTGAGTCATTTGCTAACTTAGTCTGGTTTGGTTTACTTTGAGATCACAATAATGACAATTAGGTCAAAATCACATGATCTTTGTTATTATAAACAGGTGGATGGGTTGGTTACTTTTCTTATGACACTGTCCGGTATGCCGAAAAGAGAAAGCTACCTTTCTCAAAGGCTCCGGTTGATGACAGGAATCTACCCGACATGCATCTTGGTCTTTATGATGATGTCATTGTCTTCGATCATGTCGAAAAGGTGTTAAAATCTTTTGAACTTTTCATAAAGATGTAGTTACTTTGTAATTCTGTATAAACTCAATGTGCACTTTGCAATACATTTCTACAGAAAATGCATATTATTCATTGGGTGAGGTTATCTGGAAACTGTTCATTTGATGATGTTTATGCTAATGGTGTGAAACACTTGGAAGAACTTGTTTCAAGGATCAAATGCATTAATCCGTGAGTTAACTCTTCCTTTTTCTGCCTTGCGTATCTGTTTTGTATCTCTAAATTGAGTTATTCTTTTCAGCCCCAAGCTACCTTATGGATCAGTGGACTTGCACACAAATCAATTTGGCACTCCTTTGGAAAAATCAAGCATGACAAGTGATGAGTATAAGAATGCTGTACTTGAAGCCAAAGAACACATACTGGCTGGAGATATCTTTCAGATTGTTTTAAGTCAACGATTTGAGCGCCGAACTTTTGCTCATCCGTTTGAAGTTTATAGAGCTTTGAGGATCGTGAACCCAAGTCCTTCTATGTGTTACTTGCAAGTCAGTGCTTCTTCTATATCACTTGTTTCATCTCAAcgtttttacttttgttttctctgttttgctgATCTCCATATGCTTTACTTAAACAGGCTAGAGGTTGTATACTAGTAGCTTCAAGTCCTGAAATTCTCACTCGAGTGAAGAAAGTGAGCAGCTCCTCTCTTCTCCTGATCTTCTTATTATGTAACAGGGACTAAAACAGggtttaaaaacaattttttgattttgtgaaaCAGAACAAGATCGTGAATAGACCACTAGCAGGAACGGCAAGACGGGGCAAAACATTTGAAGAGGATCAGATGTTGGAGGAGACACTgttaaaagatgaaaaacagTGTGCGGAACACATCATGCTTGTTGACTTGGGTCGCAACGATGTTGGAAAGGTTAGTTTTCTTCTTGGTTTAAGCAATGATCGATGGAAAGCAACCAAATTTCAACTTCTTGTGTGTTTCTACGCCAATCTTTTTCTCATACAAAGAAgagattagatttttttcatttagtaCCGTTGAAACCTGCTAATATCCTCATTGGCTCTCTCCGGGCCGTTATGAAAGCAGGTATCTAAGAACGGTTCGGTGAAGGTGGAAAGGCTCATGAATATAGAGCGTTATTCCCATGTCATGCATATCAGCTCAACggtaatacaaaattttgttcAAACATTACAATCTTCAAACCTCTTCCCCATCTCAAACTACTTCCAGATTCTGTTTTTCTCAATGTAAACGCTCATAAACTTGAATCGTGTGAACAGGTGACTGGAGAGTTGCAAGAGAATCTGACTTGTTGGGACACCCTTCGTGCGGCTTTACCAGTTGGGACTGTTAGCGGAGCTCCAAAGGCACATAAACTACTAATTTTATTACAGAGAATACTTTATTTCATATCATCATTCTGGCTTTAAATGTCTCTGGTCGTTAAGAGACTCTCTTGTGACAGGTGAAAGCTATGGAGTTAATCGACGAGCTAGAGGTGACTAGAAGAGGTCCATACAGTGGCGGATTCGGTAGTGTATCATTCACTGGAGACATGGACATCGCTTTGGCACTTAGAACAATTGTATTCCCTACACAAGCTCGTTACGACACAATGTACTCATACAAAGGCAGTGACAGCCCGCGCCGTGAGTGGATAGCTTATCTCCAAGCAGGTGCAGGCATTGTAGCCGATAGTGACCCAGAAGATGAGCACCGTGAGTGCCAGAACAAAGCTGCTGGACTCGCACGCGCCATCGACTTGGCTGAGTCTGCATTCGTCAATAAAAGTGATTCAACCATCTAGGTTTATTGCTTCATAAGCAACACAAAGCTACGCCCTCTgaaataaattagtttatatattatttgtactTTTTATATTGAATCATGAATTACGGGAATATATTTAAGTTATTAACTTATAAGTTTATCTCATATAAAGGAAActtatttctgattttttgcCCATCATGTTTGTTGTTATGATTATGCTATACCTGGGCTGGACATATGTGAAAGTGAAACCAGAATCGTATGGTTTTGGCTCAGGTGACGATGATTCTACACGAGtcgtaaaatatataatccattAAACGTTAAGATATTAAAGAAGTTTTCTAAAGTTACATACACTTGCCTTGAGGGTATGAATCATCCGTGTGTATGAATACATACAAATCAACAGGGTTATATAATATCTTTGAATAATAGTAATACATGTCACAAATCTATATGATGGAATGATATAACAGATACGTGGAAAGCCGTAAGCAACACCTCAAATGGTTCCAAAATATTGAAATCTTTGTTGTAgcatttttatatgtgttttgttaaTCGCCAAAAAGATTTGTCCTAATTAGCTTGCCAAGTGGCCAGGCATAGACGCTACATGGTAattgttaatttgttactaTATAATACTAATCACAAGTGGACGAATCATATACTAACACAACATACATGCACataaattaaagacaaaaaaaaaatgttacaaaggAAAGGAATTatccaaaaagagaaaaagatttgCTGACATAAGCCTTTGGAATGGACTAAGGTTCCTTCCTACAATGTAAATGATGCTAACTGAGACACGAAGCTGACATGGACGGATCATTCTGCCGCCTATGGCCTCTGGTGGCTTACACTTGGCcgtacctttttgtttttcgtgTTCTCTCTCTGACTTTTCTTACTTTCCCCCTGAGAATGAGATTAcagtttttttagttattatttttgggCAGTTTCGTTTTCCCTATCAGAAAATGATGTTGACAAAAGAATGCCAAAAATGAATCAGATTAAGATCTTTTCCATTTTACCGGTTGTTGAGTTTTAAGCACCTGATGGCTTTGTGATAATACGTATTCTCCTATTAAGGGTTTTACACAAacgaaaacataaattaattttgtcttacaaaaataaactatcaaagtgcttttttagtttttttcttctttatgtcGGCAACTATCAAGTTTACGATATGATCGCATCTTTACGGTTATTATATGGACACTCTAGCTACTTTTTGCCTAATGCTTGTAACTCCAGCAGATGTTGGCTAAACCACACTCTTGATTTCAGACTCTActaatctcctatatattaatagaaaatcacTCTCAAGATAATGCTGATGTGACAGCGTTGGAAAACTCGAGACACCAAGGAATTTATTGCTCTCATTTTAtggatatttatatataattttcattgaatgattaaggaatatttcttttcaattaattaaaaaacaaacatttaaccaaatatttcaaattttaaataaattttaatcattttatacatatttaattattaaaatatatcattactagatctaaaatattttcaaaacccgaagttatttacttattaaaaaaaatctaattactATTCAtaatttcacatatttaaaattttaaaattaaattatcacaaaaatcattattataaGAGATTGACTTTTAAATACCAttagtataatattttacaGGTGAAACATAATCTTACATAAAATGAGagtgaattaataaaataaacaaattttagttatatattttattttacacaaaTGAATTTTAGAACTcagaaaataattgtatttataatcttaattttatttgtatagaTTTATTCCACACTACATACGGGTTGTTACTTAGTTGAAATATTATGATTGAAAATTCATATTACgccaagaaacaaacaaaaaggcaTTAGGCATGACCAAGTGTAAGAGCATCTGAGCCACCAAATAATTCATAAAGTCTTACTTTTCTTTTGGTGTAATTAAATGTCTTCTTGGTGTAAATGTCAAGAATCATTTTAGTAAAGACTTATCCATAAAGGCCAACATACATGCTTCTCGTGAGTTCACAGGTAAGAAGTTTCTTTCAATACTAGTCATTAGTCAACCCCGCAGCCTCAAAGTTTATGGTTCATTATTTGCACTCGTTTAAAATGGGATGCTATAATTCTCTAATTTATCGTACATATAAgataaaaatgattttgtttattatactattattgCAATAATAATACGAAAACATAGGTTGGGCCTTTTGAATTCGAAATTACCTCGCCAATAGTTGTTTATTCTGATGATTACACAATAATACCCCAAATATAACCGTTGGATTATATTTCATATTGGtcggttaatataatttttcaataTTATTGATTAATAGAATTGAAAATCATTTGACGATTTataatgttttctatataaatattagGTTAGGCTATtctgactttttatttttgttaaacagGTTTTTTCTCACTGTTTACAGTAGACACATAACATCAGCCGATCAACACACATATAATCCAAAGAGTTAAGTGACTATcagttacatatataaaaaaaaaaaatagaaattaacaTGTTTTGAACTCATAGATAGTAAACTTGAATAAATCATTTTAACAGTAAAGTaacatgattaaagaaaaaatctgcGGTATGAACTCGATCAGTGCTCACTCACATGGCTAAAATCGGTCGGTTCCTCTATATCCGCCTTTGTACTGTTATCAAGTATATCtcatttttatagaaaaacgTCTGGTAATAACACTATTTTATTACTACGATTAATGTTTTCTCCGATTGATACTCTTGTTACCTTTACTTTTTGTTCAAATAAACATCAATGTTCTTTGAACATAGATCTCaatttgattattatatatatacaggtaGATTGAATGGAACTTAGAAAGACTCTCTatgaataaaaacaagagaCTATTGTGTGCTTCACGCAATTTAGGTAATACCGTTATTATAGGGTGACTAGAGCTGAACATGGATTGTTGATTAGGTATTAAGCTCTCATATacgaaatataaattttaattggctgtcaaaaatgtttacaaatttTAACTAATTAGTCAAAGTACAAAgcaataaattttcaaaatacgTAAAACTTAAGTGGTTGCAACAGACAAAGAAAACTCTTTCAGATAAAACAATTTTTCCACAATTTTTGTATCCataaagaaaaacacatttttatacTTAGCATAGCATGATAAGAACAACAAATTGATTCACAACAGACTGTTATTCGCCAAGAAAAAATAACGATTCAGACTATGACTAATTTAATTTACTCTCTTAACACTAATTAGTCCTCAACACTAATAGAGTTAAACAGTTAAATACAGCAGCTGGTATATGTGCAAAATGTATAAAAGTTTTGAAACTCTCGTGGATTATTTCCAATCATGCACCAAACCAAACTGATCATTTATTATGTTCTAGAATAATTTTTCCTTGGAAAAGACGTCcaaaacaacatcatcatctgaaATGTTTAACAAattcaacagaaaaaaaaagaagtcattGTCACTGATAGATATTATTTACggagtatttttttaattgtaacacATCAGCTACATCGTCAGCATCgtcaaacttttttgttttctacgacccttttaaaaccctcgAAACAAGTCTCTGCAAAAAAACTTCTCTCTCTCCATAAACCAAATCACACACTTGCATCAAAATTCATACCTCTGTACATAACcctagaagaaaaagaaaatatgaagatGGGTTTGATCAGCAAAGAAGATATTAGCAAAACTAGAAGATACGCATCTTCTCTTTGGAGAGGAATCAAAACGATCTTTGTTCTCTTCACtatgtttttatctttcatcatcttctctgcTCCGATCTTTCTCGCCGTTGCCGACGCTGTCCTCCCCTCCGCAATCCTCTCCTCATCCTCCCTCAACCGCCTTCCTCCTTCTAGTTTTCCGGCGACGATTTATTCTTATCTCAGCAACTACGATTTCAGATACTCTCTCATCGATATACCTCTCATCTCCATCATTAGATCTGCCATTATACTTTGTAAGTGAAAGTGAAACCCACTAAAGCTATTTGAGGAAACTTAACTTTGTTCGGTTTTCTAAATATGGAAACTActctgttcttgttttttttttatggggtCTGAGAACTGAGAATTGCTCTGTTCTTGTTTAAATTCgtattttttgtgaaaaattatgatttttgcCAAGAAAGTTAAGCTCTTACAATTAGCATGTGCCATAAATTTCTGCTAGATTTGCGGGGATTTATTTCAGTTTCCGAAAGAATATAAAAAGCAGAAAAGCCAGAGAGTACTGTTTTGGTCTcatataaacttttttcttttaaaagatttataatcGAAAACTTATAAATGatcgaattttttttacatgtctCTTGATGACAGGCGTATACGGGCTTTGTGACGGACCAAAGTTATCGAGAGGACCATATCTAACAATAACGATGATTTGCTCGATATCTTCATTGGTATACGTATCGTTCAAGGCAGCGATTGTGTTCGGGGAGCCTGTGATCGGTGGATATTTCCGAACAGAAGAGATGACCCTTTTCGTATGTTCTTGGGTCTTAGCCATCGGTCACATCGTTGTGGCGTACCGAACAAGTtgtagagagagaagaaaactcCTAGTCTTCAAAATCGACATCGAATCCGTaagtgtttgtttgtttgttttttttcactttgaattttcttattttattaactttgagcCGTTACAGCAGCTTTAGTAGTATTATAACTATTAAAAGAGCCGTTACAGTAGCattattagtattaaaaatattaaaattaggcCGTATCAAAATTGATTAGTTTTCAAATCTAGTACTCCTACTAGTTGTTTAATATCTAAGATGCTGTTTATCTACCACTAATACAAAATCAGACTCGGTCAGAAATAGCATGTGActttagatatattatatagtcaacgttttgaattaatttacacttttttttttggcaccaAGGGTTCTTGTAGTTTTTATGTGACTAGTAGGTTGGAAAATGACTAGTCAATTTAGAAGGTTTGATTTTTCACTcacaacaaaataagaaaatatttgcaTTTCGATTAGCACTTCCTTGTGTATAATAAACACATTTGATTCAAACCTAATTAGATAGTGACGAATAAATAGTATTAGTTgtataataagaataagaataaaTCACATTTTTCCTCAAATGAAAAGAGTGATACGGATGTTTCCGAGTGGGAACCGTGTGGGATATGAATAATGATGGACGACTGCTTTTATAgcttcttattttattttgaattaaaaaatctttagatagTTAAAGTATTATTAAGACATGACAACGTCACTAACACCTAAGACATGGCTCAtgatcttaaaattttaattcaaggttttaatttttgtgtttattaaatcaaatttgcAGGTTTCAGCTTGTAAAAATGTGTTTCCCAGATACCAAAAAATCCTCCAACAAGAGAGACTCAAATAGCTGCTAGCTATATTCGAAGTCCATCGTCGTCActtgtacatatataatatacttacCATACAGGCTACGTGTATATAAATTCTACGTATCAATGCAACATCTACTGGGTTTTGGTCTTCTTTCCATGTTTTCAGGTAACAAAATCCACctcatcgttttttttttttgtatttttacttttattattttcatatgaaaTATGATACGTACCAACTTGCATATTTTAATAACTTGATTATTAAATACGAAAGCTGCTTTAATTACTATCATTTTCGAACTGTGTGAGTCATGAATAGTGGAGGTAACCAACTTGAGaatatttgtaatgataatgttgtttattgtgtttgtttttggttacagAAAGGTCCAAAGGATAAATCTGTAAAGGAGGAAGGAACAGATAAGGAATGGGGCTTAAATATTTATCCCTATTGCTTTTCCATGTGAGACTACAAAAGACAACTCCAATGAATTGGCAGTTGTTactatattatagattttaaattaggtatagacacacacacaaagaacaTCATATTAGTTCTTATAAATGATCCACCGTTACACTTTtgtcctttttgtttgtttgtataaaacCATATTTTCGTCAATGAGATAAGAAGCCGAAGGCATCTTTCTTCCATTTcgctctttctttctttatactttagagaaagaaaaagaaaaagaaatatatgaaccGAGTGGATTTTTCAAACGACTAAAATGCtagcttcttttacttttgtgatGAATTCAAAATCTTGTAGTTTCGAATTCTAATGTGACACAATACGTTTGACGACGAAGGGGAAAACGGCCAATTCCCCTATGAACTATGTTACTTTATCGCTTGCATACACAAAACTTTCGTCTGTGCCTATTCCCCCATTAACTACGAcaaaatttgaatatcctaCATGAACTATACAAAtctggttaaaaaccacaaatcGTGAGACGGAGTTACTGTGCCGTTAACAAATGATCACTAGGATGCCACGAGCTAcataacgacgtcgtttcatattttaaaaggaaccacattttatttaaaaataacaaaaacaggAATCGAACCGTTTACCTAAGGTTCAAGGAGATAGTCATTAACCAACTAAACTACTGTAGTATTTATTGTAGGTATAAACGGATATATGAATATAAACCTTTTTGGAAAACTAAGAAATATGAACcccaattttctttcttcttctccgatcttCCTTTTCTCGACTCACTCATTCTGTTGCGTCTCTAGTCCTAACTGCATAGATTAATTTTAACTGAGATATTTATCACCCAATTCAATTTCAATCTCAACTTTATGttgatttttaacctttttactaaaaaaaaaaagaaaaaaaaactttatgttAATTTCCCTTTCCCTTTCCCTTTAACAAAATCAAGTTGAGCTATGAAAGAATGAGTAACGAAGAAATCCACCGAAGAAATCAAGTTGAGCTATAATTTAAAGCGAACTCCCAATTTTTGAAATTCATAAAGAATGATTAAA from Camelina sativa cultivar DH55 chromosome 9, Cs, whole genome shotgun sequence encodes:
- the LOC104712236 gene encoding uncharacterized protein LOC104712236 — protein: MKMGLISKEDISKTRRYASSLWRGIKTIFVLFTMFLSFIIFSAPIFLAVADAVLPSAILSSSSLNRLPPSSFPATIYSYLSNYDFRYSLIDIPLISIIRSAIILCVYGLCDGPKLSRGPYLTITMICSISSLVYVSFKAAIVFGEPVIGGYFRTEEMTLFVCSWVLAIGHIVVAYRTSCRERRKLLVFKIDIESVSACKNVFPRYQKILQQERLK